The Candidatus Alcyoniella australis genome includes a region encoding these proteins:
- a CDS encoding tetratricopeptide repeat protein, with protein MRQRSPLPRIALGLLLAWAALLLLTGFGNPFVDKAAQGLRDLRHGDFAEAEQKLSAAAADDPDNAELQYNLGNALYNQGKFQEAIESYVRGSYSRDSKVEQQALYNIGNSYFQLGDYQSAIQSYESSLTIDPEDQDAKYNLELARKKLFDQQQQQQDQQQQQEQQDQQDNKQCPNPQQGQGDQQQDGEQQQDQQGEQQDGQQDEQQQQDEQGQQEQQQQGAQTDQPKDGDKQQQMQQQQAGKAQSEEPTIFLSQEQADQLLKSLGQQEVDVRREMLRRWVTGRQVQTDEDW; from the coding sequence ATGAGACAACGATCCCCCTTGCCGCGCATTGCCCTGGGACTGCTGCTGGCTTGGGCTGCGCTGTTGCTGTTAACGGGCTTTGGCAATCCCTTTGTTGACAAGGCGGCCCAAGGGCTGCGCGATTTGCGGCACGGCGATTTCGCCGAGGCCGAGCAGAAGCTCTCCGCGGCCGCGGCCGACGATCCAGACAACGCCGAGCTGCAATACAACCTGGGCAACGCGCTTTACAACCAGGGCAAGTTTCAAGAAGCGATCGAATCCTACGTACGCGGCAGCTACTCGCGCGATAGCAAGGTCGAGCAACAGGCGCTGTACAACATCGGCAACTCCTACTTTCAGCTCGGCGACTACCAGTCCGCGATCCAATCCTACGAGTCGTCCCTGACCATCGACCCCGAGGACCAGGACGCCAAGTACAACCTGGAGCTGGCGCGTAAAAAACTGTTCGACCAGCAGCAGCAACAGCAGGATCAGCAACAGCAGCAAGAGCAGCAGGACCAACAGGATAACAAGCAGTGCCCCAACCCGCAGCAGGGCCAGGGCGATCAGCAACAGGACGGCGAGCAGCAGCAGGACCAGCAGGGAGAGCAGCAGGACGGTCAACAGGACGAGCAACAGCAGCAGGACGAGCAGGGCCAGCAGGAGCAGCAACAACAGGGCGCGCAAACGGATCAGCCCAAGGACGGCGACAAGCAACAGCAGATGCAGCAGCAACAGGCTGGCAAGGCTCAATCCGAGGAGCCGACGATCTTCCTGAGCCAGGAGCAGGCCGACCAGTTGCTTAAATCCCTGGGCCAGCAAGAGGTCGACGTGCGGCGCGAAATGCTGCGACGCTGGGTCACGGGCCGACAAGTACAGACCGACGAGGATTGGTGA